The nucleotide sequence aaatataaaaagtttttacagattgatatttttgtgATTTCAtcactctgtggttagttgttttggactatataaacagatttttcaatataatgttaacatattttctctgaatttaagtttaaagtttttactgcaaatgtcacatccataccGCTGGAattgattatgtgtgtgtgtgtgtgtgtatgtatatatgtgtatgtatgtatgtatgtatgtatgtgtgtatatatatatatatatatatatatatatatatatatatatatatatatatatatatatatatatatatatatatatatggctgattccagcgtcatggatgtgacatttgcagtaaaaattcaaaacataaattcgcagagaaagtatacgttaacattatattgaatcatctgtttatattttccaaaacaactaaccacagagttatgggatcaaaaaaattcaatctgtgaacatttttatactttaaatgaggaaaataaacaagcgttatggatgtgataaaaaagtctgcgagtttacagtatacaacatatttcgtagaaattctgtgaattaaactgcacaacccaaaataaataatgctcaacaaaaggataagagttggctctttatagaacaaaactgattgattttattttattttgacatttttgcatttttgagggaaaagctttgttatggatgtgacactttttcgttatggatgtgacatgtgaaattgccatttgtttgactttggtaaatcaaatataatagtttgaaaacattgacagagacatttttaagtatttttaaaatacggTAAAACAGTTGCCtgcgcaaaaaatgtagaaacggtttcgctattttggtgaaaacatttttcttttcatggcaaggttgacattttaatggaattgctcatatatatatatatatatatatatatatatatatatatatatatatatatatatatatatatatatatatataatatcataacagatttcaaaaaaatgtttttttgccgCAGAGTGAACTTTGCTAATGCCAAGTTAATGTAGTAGAaagtattttggtaaaaaaaaacaaaaaaaaaaaaacttttgtttgatttttaggtGCCACTGCCTGTTTGGATGCAGAATGCAGACGATTAAGTGTGTGGTGGTGGGAGACGGTGCGGTAGGCAAGACATGCCTTCTTATTTCTTATACGACAAATGCCTTTCCAGAGGAGTACATTCCCACAGTGTTTGACAACTACAGTGCTCAGATGAGTGTAGATGGGCGCACTGTCAGCCTCAACCTCTGGGACACGGCAGGGCAGGAGGAGTATGACCGTCTGCGCACGCTTTCTTACCCACAAACTAATGTTTTCATCATTTGCTTTTCCATCGGAAGCCCTTCATCATTAGCTAATGTTCGCCACAAGTGGCACCCGGAGGTGTCTCACCACTGTCCCAACGTGCCAATTCTTCTAGTTGGCACCAAGAAGGATCTGCGTTCAGATACAGAGACAATTAAGAAGTTGAAGGAGCAAGGGCTTGCACCCTCTACTCAACAGCAGGGTGGCACCCTGTGCAAGCAGATCAATGCTGTGAGGTATCTGGAGTGCTCGGCGCTCCGCCAGGAAGGCGTGCGGGATGTGTTTGTAGATGCTGTTCGTGCTGTGCTCTACCCCATGACCAAAAAGAATACCAAGAAGTGTGTTCTCTTATAGTCGGCTGTACATCGGGGACTGCTGGAGGAGTATAATTTTATTAACAAGCTGACCCttttatttgtgtaattttttttttctgtgtctcACTGACTTTCTCCTGCTAACATAAGTACCTTTCGTTTTTGTATTACTTGTAGATCAGTCTGCCAAAGTTATTCGCCTATTTTTTTATGATAATAGAAAACAGATTATTTACGGATGCTCAATGAaagatatttttatatacagatgCGGTGACCATGTCCATGATTAGCAAGTATGTAGAGTGGGATTTTTGCTTGATAATGACCTTGACTGTGCATTCTGATTAATGTGCAATTTAATGAAGACTGACTGAGACCGACACTTTAGGTTTCCCTTCCAATTCTTTGATAAGCCCCTTAAAGTCTTTTTTGTAGCTGTTATATTCACACAAAAGCAATATTTCAACCAGTTGTAAAAGGATATGTTTTTCTCCAAAATCAGGTTTATCAAAAGAAAAAGTTTAGAGATACAACACCTTTTAAGGAGCATTCTGATATCTGTTATTCACAATCGCCAGCTGTTAAAAACTTATTTCCATAATGCAAAAACGAaaccttgatttttatttattgatgattaTTTTTAGTGTCAtgctgtacagttttttttttcagatatatatttttttattttacaaaaaaaaagtccctTTTAAGAATTGCctcatgtgcttttttttttttttttaaagctgcctCCCATGGCTAAGcaagtaatatattattatttttatcagatTTAAGCAGCATCCCATTTTCTTGTTAGATTTTATGAAGCAATTTTTTACTCAAAGCTTACTGAAGTTAAACTTTTAGTTAGAGTTAAGTCTTATCTGCCACACCCTCAGCCTGATTCCTAGGATTTACCCTGTATTTTATGCAGCACAAGAGTTGTTTGTCAGTTGTTTTTATAAGATCCCTCATTCCTATGACCAAGTGAATGTCTCACACCGTGCACTGTGTGATACATGAACAGTGATTTGTCTTTCAAACCCAAAGAAGACTAAGCTGCAGGCATGCGTGGCTTCTGTCGTTTTAACCCGCTGGGTCCAAAGTTCAAACCTGCACTAAGATGAGTGCTATTTGCTTCTGTTTGCTTTGGAGAAAGAATGACTCCAAACTACAGGATATATATAccggccgctttattaggtacactataCTAgatggaccccttttgccttcagaactgcctttatatttctaggcatagattcaacaaggtactggaaatatgcGATGCGAATCTTCTGTTCCAcaacatctcaaaggtgctctattggattgagatctggtgacaatggaggccatttgaatatagttaacttattgtcatgttcaaaaaaccggTCTGAAATTAGTTGCGCTTTGACATGGCATGTTGTCCTGCGGGAAGTAGCTACCTGGTCTGATCttgtgctgctgtagcccatccacttcAAAGTTTGATGTGTTGTACGTTCAGaaatgcttttctgcatacctcgattgtacCAAGTTTCTATTTAAGGTACTGTtgctttctatcagctcaaaccgatctggtcattctcctctgacctctggaatcaacatctctgtaaaccctagagatggttgtgcgtgaaaatcccagtagatcagcaaattctgaaatactcagaccagcccttctggcaaAAACAACCATGTTCaaacgttcaaagtcacctaaaacacctttcttcctcattccgATGCTCAGTTTGAAATGCAGCAGGTCTTattggccatgtctacatgctttaatgcattgagttgctgccatgtggctggctgattagaaatttgcgtcaatgagcagttggacaggtgtaccaaataaagtggccggagagtgtgtactgtatatgaatAGAAATGTGTCATTTCGATATATTTGTTTGGATAGGGAgggattttatttttactataaacCAATGGTTATTTTATACTGCTTTACATGATGAATATGAGGGTATAAGTTGTCTGTCATGTTACCTGACAACACTGGCCACTGTTTTTTAGTATCAGAGTTTTTAAAATATGGGATACCTCCCCATGTTGCTAACATCATGCCGTAAGTGACTACATTGATCGTGGTCAAAGTAATTGTTGTAGGCAGTTGATGAACTGCAGCTATGTATGGGGTTATAATGTGTTATTTAACTCCATGGAACAAGAGCTTTTTGTGCTTTCATAACTGGAAGTTGCCGTTGTGCTAAACTGACATCAATGAATCACCGTGTAGTGTGAAAACCGATGCTATGGAAACCTGTGATTTTATAACTGATtgtcatttatgtttttttatattgccTTGCATTTGAAAACCtttagctttttaaaattgtctgcCAAAGTGCCTTTGGATACAGAGATTTTCTGTGCAGGTTCATGTTTGAATCACACCTTTTATAATTTACAGTGATGTTTGTTTCTGATGACGTAATTCCTGTTTTGATTTGATTAACGTGTTGCTGAACCTGATGTGTTGTTTGCTGAGATGAAAAGGAAATGGAAGGGAAATGCTCTTGGTGATGAAGTGCGCTAATGTGGATATCATGATTGGTTATCATGAATGTGGGTATCATGATTGACTGTGTGCAGTGAATGATGGGTGAACTATTTAATATAGTTAATATACTGTTTTATAGTTTCCGTTTCATCTTTTTAACCTTGCATACTTTCATTAACAGACAGTTGGCTTCACTAATCATATTGGGATGTGGTGCTTCATTTACACTGTGCTAAATTCATGCACTGGGATCTCAATTTGATCAAAATTgccatttttattacaaaaaaatagtttgaacTCACCTTGAAATAATTTCAAACTAATGCCAAATAAACGTTTATGTATCAATTTTAATACTGGCGTGATTCTTGTGCTCAGTGGTAATACAAATTCAAACACTTGCACAAGTAAATCACACTTCGGTTTCAAACTGTTCGATATCAGCCTAACATCCTGACACAGAAAGCAGAGGCACATCGGTAGCGGGGCAGCATTGCTGTTGACGTGTCAAAGTGAAGCGCACATATTTCTCGATTTCCGTTGCTGCTGCTGTGCACAAGCCACAACACAGTGCTGATGTTATCAAGACTTGCAATCACTTTGCACAATTTATTTCACAACTACATGTGGTAGGACAGTGGGGCACATTGCTTTGTGGTTGCATCTAAAAAGAGTCCTGTAGGTTCTATATTTACACTTGAGTTGCAAATGTTTATGTATTGTATTCACAAAATAAGAATTatttaagtaattaattattactttcatttattttattttcggcttggtccctttattaatctggggtcgccacggtggaataaaccgttaacttatccagcatatgttttatgcagtggatgccctttcagctgctacccatcattgggaaacatccatacacactcattcacacgcatacactatgaacaatttagcttacccaattcacctataccacatgtctttggagttgtgggggaaactgtaggaaacccacacgaacacgaggtgtacatgcaaactccacacagaaatgccaaccgacccagtcggggctcgaaccagcaaccttcttgctacccactgcaccaccgtgctctGCACCACCGTGCTCCCAATACAAGAATTAGACTGAGGATATTTAAACTCTCAATTGCTAATTTAATTCTCTCATACATTGGATGTGTCGtgtttaattaagtttttaaatcaGTTTCTTCTATACATTTCTTGAATGAATATCTGCAAATTTGTACAAACTGCACCACAAAATAGATTGCATGCAAAAGCCTGTAACttgcttaatatttttaattcaaatatCATTGGTGTTAATAAACAAATTGGTTCGATGAAagtgacaagtccttgtgtcaacATAAAGAACAAATCGTGAAGTCATGTTAGTTTAATCATGTTACAGTGTAGGACCACTGTCAACTTTTCCTGATGTAAACTGGGTAGGGTTTTGATGACAGTTTGCCTGGCGTAATAAGCAAGCCGTTATTAAATCATTTGGCAACAAAAATGTATTGGGAAAAAGGAGTTAAACATCTCTAATTAAAAAGAAAGTAGGACTACAAAATGTAGAGACTGCAATGACTtaatagaagaagaaaaaaaataacacaattaagATATACATATGTGTACATGAAATCAAGAAGCATCCTTCTGGATTATGTATGAATTGATTATGTGGTGAAAATAAAATGGTGGAACATAtgctcaccagccactttatagggtacaccttaccagtacctGCTTGGACCTccctttttccttcagaactgacTTTATCCTTTgttgcatagattcaacagggtacttgaaatattcctcagagattttggtctgtaCTTACATGATAGTATcacgcagttactgcagatttgtcagctgcacgtccatgatgccaatctcctgttccaccacattccaaaggtgctctattggattgagatctggtgactctggagaccatttgagtacagtgaactcattgtcatgttcatgaaaccagtctgagataattcgcGCTTTAGGCtgtggtgtgttatcctgctggaagta is from Danio rerio strain Tuebingen ecotype United States chromosome 14, GRCz12tu, whole genome shotgun sequence and encodes:
- the rhogd gene encoding ras homolog gene family, member Gd, translating into MQTIKCVVVGDGAVGKTCLLISYTTNAFPEEYIPTVFDNYSAQMSVDGRTVSLNLWDTAGQEEYDRLRTLSYPQTNVFIICFSIGSPSSLANVRHKWHPEVSHHCPNVPILLVGTKKDLRSDTETIKKLKEQGLAPSTQQQGGTLCKQINAVRYLECSALRQEGVRDVFVDAVRAVLYPMTKKNTKKCVLL